From the Lactuca sativa cultivar Salinas chromosome 9, Lsat_Salinas_v11, whole genome shotgun sequence genome, the window tttaatcatatgtgattaaatatatctaatcacatgtgattatatgtatccaatcacatatTATTTATATGGATAAATAATATCCATATAAAACAGatgtgattagatacacataatcaaatgtgattatatatacataATCACAAGCGGTGGTTATGTATGGTGGTGTTAGCTGATAGGTGGTGGCGGTAGTGAAGGGTGGTGGGGTGACATCtggggtggtgggtggtggttataGTGGGTGGTGAGTAATGGTAAAATATGGTGGTGATAGGTTGTAGTGGTGGGTGGTAagtggatgggtgggttgtggtgggtggaggtggtggtgcatGGTAGTGATGGTAGTgtatggtggtggtggcgggtggtggtgatgggtggtggagtgTGGTAGGTAGTTGTTCTCATGTAATTTATCACATGTGATCATATGCataatcgtatgtgattaagtacatgagcacaactattgaatcaagaaggaaaaaatgaatcttgtcaacctcaaatcatatgtgattttatatatatatatatatatatatatatatatatatatatatatatatatatatatatatatatatatataatcacatgtgattaattacacAAAAGCAATTATTCAGACGAAGCCAgaaaaataaatattgtctacataaatcaaatttgattaaatacatataatcacatgtgattatatgtatccaatcatatatgatctatgtggatgaaattcattgtcacattctcgattcagtaattgttctttgtccactgtaatcatatgtgattaaatacatgtattcatatgtgattatatgtatctagtcacatatgatttatatggaaaaaaaataatgatgtctatataaatcatatgtgattagatagaTATAATCACATACGATTATATACACAAGaataactattgaatcgagaacacgaagataaatattgtccacaaatatcatatgtgattaaatgaatataatcacatgtgattatatgtatctaatcacatgtgattatatgtatctaatcacatagcatttatatggaaaataattattttcacGTTCTCGATTTAGTTGTTGTTCTTGTGTGCTTAATTACatgagattatatgtatctaattagatatgatttatatggacaatattcattttcacaTTCTTGTTTAATAGTTGTTCTTGTACATTTAGTCACATAGGATTTCTGTACACAagatttatttttgtatttttggttaaatagtttttctttttccatattaatcatatgtgattaatacatacaatcacatatgattaaatatataagaaaaaatattgaatcatgaatattatcaatataaatcatatgcgatttgatatgtataatcacatgtgattaagtatATGAGTACAACTATTGAATTGATAAAGAAATAGTGAATAttatccacaaaaatcatatgtaattaaatatatataatcacatgtgattaaatatattagaACAGTTATTGAATCGACGCaagaataaatattttccatacgaatcacatgtgattaaataaatataatcacaagtgattaaatacacaagaacaactattgaatcaacacatgaaaacaaatattgtccatgtaaatcatatatgattaaatacatataatcacatgtgatttaatgcACGATGCCAATTATTAAATCGAAAACAAGAAATAAATACGACCCacgtaaataatattttattaaaaatatgtCATCACGtgtaattatatgtatccaatcacatatgatttacatggacAATATTCAATTTTGCATTCTCGATTCACTAGTTTTTCACgtctatttaatcacatgtgattatatatatttaataacatataaatcatacatgattcgatacacataatcacatgtgacttgatacatataatcacatgtgattatatacatgagAAAAAATAATGAATCAAAAACACAATAACAAATCTTTGTAGTTGGGGTAGGCGTGGTGGCGGTGGATGGTGGAGGCAGggaggtggtgatgggtggtggtggtgtgcgGTGATGGGTGGTGTTGGGTGTATGGGTGGTTGCAAGTAGTGGTGATAATGATGGGTGCTGGGTttggtggaggtgggtggtggtggcgagtggtgttggttgggtggtgatgatggtgggtGGTAATGGTGGTGGCCGGTGGTCGTTGTtagtggtggtgggtgggtggCGGGTGGTgctggtggcgggtggtggtgggtgatgggtagtgatgggtggtggtggttggtggtggtgggtggtggttgtggtgggtgggtggtgggtggtggtgggtagtgatgggtggtgggtagtggttggtggtggtgggtagtgatgggcgGTAGGTAGTGGTTGTTGGTGGTGGCAGCGGGCAGTGGTGATGGGTGATGAAGGTGGGTGGTGATAGTTTGGTGGTGGTCGTGGtgtggggtggtggtggtggtgggcagtgggtagtgatgggtggtggttggtggtggtggttagtgatgggtggtggtgcgTAGGTGGGTAGTTGCAAGTGGTGGTGATAGTGATGGGTGGTGATGGCGGGTGGTGTtggttgggtggtgatggtggtggtgggtggtggttgttgGTGGTAGTGGTAATGATGGTTGGGTGGTGGTGATGACAGATAGTGATGGGTAGTGATGAGTGGTAGgttgtggtgggtggtgggtaaTGGGTAGTGGTTGGTtttggtgggtagtgatgggtggtagtggcgggtggtggttgtgGGTAGTGATggttgggtggtggtggtggcggcgggtGGTGGTTGTGGCAGGTGGTGGTGTGGTGgatggtgggtagtgatgggtggtgggtggttaGTGATGTGTGGTGGTGTGTGGGTGGGTGGTTGCAAGTGGTGGTGATATTGAtgggtggtggttttggtggaggtgggtggtggtgacgGGTGGTGCTGGTTGGGTGGTGCTAGTGGTggttggtgatggtggtggttgtGATGGGTGGGTggagggtggtggtggtggcggctggtgggtagtgatgggtggtgggtggtggcggtggctagtgatgggtggtggtggaggtgggtggggGGTGGTGGGTGGTAATGGGTGGTGAGTAGTGATgagtggtgggtagtgatgggtggtagtGGTTGTTGGAGGTGGTGGCGGGCGGTGGTGATGGGTAGTgagggtgggtggtggtggtgatggcgagtggtggtgatggtggtgggtggtggtggttagtGATGGGTGATGTTGATTGGATAGTGAGTGGTGTTAGTTAGTGagttttttaattgtttgtaactattTTTTTATTCTAAGGTTAGCATCATTcttgaacaaaacaaaagtaatgattgttggatatcacatgtaagctcggggatgtatggtcagtcttgggagtggcatagcctgatcaactatgctagtccgaggagtgattagcacatgcccaagaatggttgtgatatggcaacaagtctaaatacttaccaacactaccacaatgagaacattagaacagaacacaagtttaaaatactataggagtattttgtgatatcataacttatatgaaaactaaatagatccttaataataggtctatagtccctaagtggataccctaagatattatataacttagaaatcatagacttagaatttgtggtcattgccttacttccttttccttgtttggatttggatctagggtaggatcacttattcgaaggtctatcatatcttgttatatgtaattagtatgaactatgtcattatagaagtaactaataaggatcaccgctataagtaattaattatagagttagacgcctagtaattatctcttccactcttattctcgcaagtacaacatagcaagatcctacttaccggacgacccctactttcccaatccgaacccgagaaatggtgaatggttatgaggagaatcagaagcggaaccggaggtaatcaatcctccatgcataaCAAGTGTTTCTGggaaccgtttcgactacatcgaacctgtgcctCGTTGGGaaatcgtgatcgagggttgaatgtcgatagcaatgacaacaaccaccatgtggagaccaacgagggtgctatgacctcaaccacgggggaccgaatgacagagccctcccggcgaagacccgacagatcgcgaacatcggggattaaagcaGGTAGACTACAACCCGAGTCGGAAACTGCGTGCTACTACAGACCCTACTATCTCACGTACCCAAGACTtggaaagagactactatttcaGAGACCAACTCTCTGTTTAGGACCTTATCGCCACTCGGgcagaggcaagagagtaacggggtagacatacgacattcaaagagaggaggattgcagccaagcatcgattgACCGAActgcaaggtgcatcgactttgcctcaggcatcgcaagggacagatcgtcgtaagtagagttcataccgctcacaagaccttgtaaattaggttcgtgagtatgcgttggtgctactctattctagtcGTAAGCACGTCACTGTGATTTAAGCGGTTACACTAAACAagagatctagttgctatcaaaacttttccatgcacagatgtgaggtaaacctacatctaggtcaaaaTTTTTCACCAAAACCCGAATTACTACagtcatattaacaagatgggcttaggaaATACCTAACAGAATCGAAGGTCTATTTagccttaattatataactaagcatacatcaattggtcataataaggacctagcttgggtcaagttacaaggtttcacttggatactgaactactaaaaattcatgggtttaccatataaagactcccgttatgaaCAGTTTTCAGAACGCCCCTAACAACCGAAATACGTTATAAATTGAACTGAGATcgataaacttagttagaaaaatcgcaacgtatagccattctaaagaCTCGTTACCGTCTCTCCCCTTAACCCTTATGATTGAGGGGATGCTTTCTTCATAGACCTATGGACTGCGATCGTTCAGGCACTAAATcaccgggtcccatcaaaactcctcagccaagcgtgttcggacaaacatgattctaagatgagtaaaAGCTTAACGCCCGCACGAAACCTACTTATACTCACTACCATATATCCGTCTCAGGAACGTTAGCGGAAACatgagtgtcacaccccgaaaaccgaatgcggaaacatttccggggttgactccatgttgagaatcaaatccaatgtacatagtaagtaaagtgacacaaacattacattacatattaaaagttttacaatttgtttcaaaagacacaatTTATACAGTtttgatacataatatagatatataCAAAATGAACGAGacttgcacgcacacgatcctggaccaagtaagtcttcgggtacctgtactatcgttgacctgagaacacaagtagtttgaaaatcagcataacgctggtgagttcataagtagttttgtgaaaatgtttatgtttcctttctgtttctgaaaatgtaacacacgccaagaaaatcccatattgtcttaaaagttggttgttgtttcacaaaagtaaagtatagtttgattatccAATTCATTGTTCTATTTCCTTTatgtatcagtgtattcccaggaaagtcccatactttcttaAATGTTAGTttttcaatgtgaaagatgtattcagttaaacctggttatgtacaaagttttccctaggaaggtcccataccttcctgaatgttgattatcttatgtaaaagatgtaaaagatgtgaaaggtgtaaactgaatcctggttatctgtaaaatgtagtaagtggttcattattactataagtaaatctctattatcctaattgcgagttccataaccatactaagactgaacctgtggcaataagtagtccacaaccttgtggcaataagtagtccacaatcttatgactttcgtcacccttgaaccatttcggttcggctgtagctagtagccaggtgtggggtagtcagccccgtatagatctatacactcaagtcacgctctctaaatcccagagattctggttacgagtgtagtcctccactcgcgtatctctgtggagtgttcgccgaggacgtgtctccaatcatacgaaataacaaatttactagtaatactaggataatcctccattcgcgtatctctgtggaatgttaccgaggacaagacagtgtacgaattatattgttcatgtgttataatgtcatgcttttaactgataaaatgtggaaaccatttgtgaaatatataaaacataaccgtttataaaatccatttcacaaataaatgtttaagtgatctgtatgttctactggttatcagttatgtatatcagtattaaaagcatatggaatgtgaaacacacacacgaaaataagttttgagtataagaaaacccttgtactttgcttgtgttccccctgaaaacagtgaaaaacagtgaaaaaagta encodes:
- the LOC128129085 gene encoding uncharacterized protein LOC128129085; this encodes MGGDGGWCWLGGDGGGGWWLLVVVWRVVVVGSDGWVVVVAAGGGCGRWWCGGWWVVMGGGWWVVVTGGAGWVVLVVVGDGGGCDGWVEGGGGGGCDEWWVVMGGSGCWRWWRAVVMGSEGGWWW